In the genome of Candidatus Omnitrophota bacterium, the window AACTGTCGGCATCCGCCACCGAGATCGTCAAGCTGAGAAATTAACGCGGAGGAAGCGCATGGATCGACGAGGCCAAGCCGTCTTGCTCGCCTACGTGACCATCGCCACGATCACCGTGCTGGGGGCCGCACTCCTCAACCAGAGTTTCACGGCCAGCCGCAACAGCGCGCATCACCGCTTGCAAGCCGAGACATTTTACTTGGCCGAAGGAGGGTTGGAAGACGCCCTGAGGCAATTCGCCCAAGGCATCGCCGACTTCACGATCGACGCCAACACGGCGCAGTATCCGGCCGCAGGCAGCGACCCGATCGCCACGGCGTTTACCGCCGGCGGCACCGCGGCCTCGAGGATCGCGCAGGCCGAAGCCGCGCCCCGCGCCATCGTCGCGCAGGATGGCATCACAGAATTTGTGAAGAACTACGAGGTGACGACGACGGCCGTCAATCCCTCCAACCCCACGATTTCCGTCACGCTCCATCAAATCATCAGCCGGCGCCTGGTCTATACCTTTCAACACGCCATCTTCTATCACGACACGGACTTGGAGCTGCTGCCAGGACCCCCGATGACCGTGTGGGGGCGCGTGCATGGCAATGCGAACATCTACCTCGACTCGAATGCCGTCCTGACCCTGAACAGCGATTACCTGCACGCCGCAGGCCACCTCTACAACCAGCGGAAGGATGACGGCACGACGATGCCCGGGGAGATTAACATCAAGAAGATGGGAACGAATCCGCCGCAGTACGCCGCGATGAACGGTCTTGATAGCGATGTGCCGACGTGGAAGGATGATGCCACGAATCGCTGGCTGGGGACCGCCCAAACCTCCGCGCACGGAGTGACCAAGCTGTCGGTCCCGGTCGTCGGCTCCATCCAACCCGGCGGCTTTTACGACACCCGCGCCCAGGTGAAAATCGTCAATGACACGATCACCGATGCGGCCGGTACCCCGCTGGTCGTGCCGCCAGGCACCATCACGACGACGACGACGTTCAAAAACAACCGGGAAGGCAAGTTCATCAAGATGACGGAGGTCGACCTGAAAAGACTGGCAGGATATTTTGACTGCACCGGCCCTGGCGGCGTCCCGGACGGGATCTTAGATCCCCCCGAAACGCCTTGCAACCCCTATGAGAATCAGCTGCCAGGAAATGGCCTGCTCTACGCCACTCGTAATGATGCTCCAGCAGGCCAGCAGCCGGGCATTCGCCTCGTCAACGGCGGCGAAGTCTTC includes:
- a CDS encoding pilus assembly PilX N-terminal domain-containing protein; protein product: MDRRGQAVLLAYVTIATITVLGAALLNQSFTASRNSAHHRLQAETFYLAEGGLEDALRQFAQGIADFTIDANTAQYPAAGSDPIATAFTAGGTAASRIAQAEAAPRAIVAQDGITEFVKNYEVTTTAVNPSNPTISVTLHQIISRRLVYTFQHAIFYHDTDLELLPGPPMTVWGRVHGNANIYLDSNAVLTLNSDYLHAAGHLYNQRKDDGTTMPGEINIKKMGTNPPQYAAMNGLDSDVPTWKDDATNRWLGTAQTSAHGVTKLSVPVVGSIQPGGFYDTRAQVKIVNDTITDAAGTPLVVPPGTITTTTTFKNNREGKFIKMTEVDLKRLAGYFDCTGPGGVPDGILDPPETPCNPYENQLPGNGLLYATRNDAPAGQQPGIRLVNGGEVFRADGLTVVSNDPVYVKGDFNAVNKKPVAVIGDAVNLLSNSWNDANSTLNVNSRVASNTTINAAFIAGNVPTQGANYSGGLENYPRFHEHWSGKTLSITGSFVALWNSQIATGRWVYGNPQYTAPNRSWGYDASFSDGTRLPPFSPYSVQITRGAWWKE